The Equus caballus isolate H_3958 breed thoroughbred chromosome 22, TB-T2T, whole genome shotgun sequence genome window below encodes:
- the UCKL1 gene encoding uridine-cytidine kinase-like 1 isoform X4: MSSPPAYPGIRISGCWALGAEGSSAESLDRLLPPVGAGRSPRKRTTSQCKSEPPLLRTSKRTIYTAGRPPWYNEHGTQSKEAFAIGLGGGSASGKTTVARMIIEALDVPWVVLLSMDSFYKVLTKQQQEQAAHNNFNFDHPDAFDFDLIVSTLKKLKQGKSVKVPIYDFTTHSRKKDWKTLYGANVIIFEGIMAFADKTLLELLDMKIFVDTDSDIRLVRRLRRDISERGRDIEGVIKQYNKFVKPAFDQYIQPTMRVADIVVPRGSGNTVAIDLIVQHVHSQLEERELSVRGSCAGICEHRVRSGCGAAVLCAPLSSPPLLPAPSLLLSLPRPLPHPPSPSCRPRPFYFPSPGPSHVPPQAPPPPPIPLLPPRPFYFPSPGPSHGPPQDPSAPFPPPCSFPPRHGAAGAAALSQPCHPLLRGPHITWGAALASAHQCHPLPRTLSVLKSTPQVRGMHTIIRDKETSRDEFIFYSKRLMRLLIEHALSFLPFQDCVVQTPQGQDYAGKCYAGKQITGVSILRAGETMEPALRAVCKDVRIGTILIQTNQLTGEPELHYLRLPKDISDDHVILMDCTVSTGAAAMMAVRVLLDHDVPEDKIFLLSLLMAEMGVHSVAYAFPRVRIITTAVDKRVNDLFRIIPGIGNFGDRYFGTDAVPDGSDEEEVASTS, encoded by the exons ATGAGCAGCCCCCCAGCTTACCCTGGCATCAGGATCTCAGGGTGCTGGGCCCTCGGAGCGGAAGGCAG CAGTGCTGAGTCCCTGGACAGGCTCCTGCCTCCCGTGGGCGCCGGGCGCTCGCCCCGGAAGCGTACCACCAGCCAGTGCAAGTCTGAGCCGCCTCTCCTGCGCACCAGCAAGCGGACCATCTACACAGCGGGGCGGCCGCCCTGGTACAATGAACATGGCACACAGTCCAAGGAGGCCTTCGCCATTG GCCTGGGAGGGGGCAGTGCCTCCGGGAAGACCACCGTGGCCAGAATGATCATTGAGGCCCTGGACGTGCCCTGGGTGGTTTTGCTGTCCATGGACTCCTTCTACAAG GTGCTCAccaagcagcagcaggagcaggccGCCCACAACAACTTCAACTTCGACCACCCGGACGCCTTCGACTTTGACCTCATCGTCTCCACGCTCAAGAAGCTGAAGCAGGGCAAGAGCGTCAAGGTGCCCATCTACGACTTCACCACCCACAGTCGGAAGAAGGACTGG AAGACGCTCTATGGCGCGAACGTCATCATCTTCGAGGGTATCATGGCCTTTGCTGACAAGACGCTGCTGGAG CTCCTGGACATGAAGATCTTTGTGGACACAGACTCTGACATCCGCCTCGTGCGGCGGCTGCGCCGGGACATCAGTGAGCGAGGCCGAGACATCGAGGGTGTTATCAAGCAGTACAACAAGTTTGTCAAGCCCGCCTTTGACCAGTACATCCAGCCCACCATGCGCGTGGCTGACATCGTTGTGCCCCGGG GGAGCGGGAACACAGTGGCGATCGACCTGATCGTGCAGCATGTGCACAGCCAGCTGGAGGAG CGTGAGCTCAGTGTCAG AGGAAGCTGCGCTGGGATATGTGAGCACAGAGTGCGCTCTGGTTGTGGTGCCGCTGTGCTGTgcgctcccctctcctccccgcccctcctGCCGGCCCCGTCCCTTCTACTttccctccccaggcccctcccccaccccccatccccctcctGCCGGCCCCGTCCCTTCTACTTTCCCTCCCCGGGCCCCTCCCATGTCCCTCCCCAggcgcctcccccaccccccatccccctcctGCCGCCCCGTCCCTTCTACTttccctccccaggcccctcccacGGCCCTCCCCAAGACCCCTCAGCTCCTTTCCCTCCACCCTGCTCTTTCCCCCCCAGGCATGGGGCAGCAGGGGCCGCCGCACTGAGCCAGCCTTGCCACCCTCTCCTGAGGGGGCCACACATCACATGGGG GGCCGCGCTGGCCTCAGCACACCAGTGTCACCCCCTGCCCCGGACGCTGAGTGTCCTCAAGAGCACGCCGCAGGTGCGGGGCATGCACACCATCATCAG GGACAAGGAGACCAGCCGAGATGAATTCATCTTTTACTCCAAGAGGCTGATGCGGCTGCTCATTGAGCACGcgctctccttcctgcccttccaG GACTGTGTGGTGCAGACCCCACAAGGGCAGGACTACGCGGGCAAGTGCTATGCTGGGAAGCAG ATTACAGGCGTGTCCATTCTGCGGGCTGGCGAGACCATGGAGCCAGCGCTGCGGGCCGTGTGCAAAGATGTGCGCATTGGCACCATCCTGATCCAGACCAACCAGCTCACCGGGGAGCCTGAA CTGCACTACCTGCGTCTGCCCAAAGACATCAGTGACGACCATGTGATCCTGATGGACTGCACTGTGTCCACAGGCGCTGCTGCTATGATGGCCGTGCGCGTGCTCCTG GACCATGACGTGCCTGAAGACAAGATCTTCCTGCTGTCGCTGCTCATGGCGGAGATGGGTGTTCACTCAGTGGCCTATGCCTTCCCGCGAGTGAGAATCATCACCACGGCAGTGGACAAGCGTGTCAACGACCTGTTCCGCATCATCCCCGGCATTG GGAACTTCGGTGACCGTTACTTTGGGACCGATGCTGTCCCTGATGGCAGTGACGAGGAGGAAGTGGCTTCCACGAGTTAG
- the UCKL1 gene encoding uridine-cytidine kinase-like 1 isoform X10 — translation MSSPPAYPGIRISGCWALGAEGSSAESLDRLLPPVGAGRSPRKRTTSQCKSEPPLLRTSKRTIYTAGRPPWYNEHGTQSKEAFAIGLGGGSASGKTTVARMIIEALDVPWVVLLSMDSFYKLLLPQVLTKQQQEQAAHNNFNFDHPDAFDFDLIVSTLKKLKQGKSVKVPIYDFTTHSRKKDWKTLYGANVIIFEGIMAFADKTLLELLDMKIFVDTDSDIRLVRRLRRDISERGRDIEGVIKQYNKFVKPAFDQYIQPTMRVADIVVPRGSGNTVAIDLIVQHVHSQLEERKLRWDMAALASAHQCHPLPRTLSVLKSTPQVRGMHTIIRDKETSRDEFIFYSKRLMRLLIEHALSFLPFQDCVVQTPQGQDYAGKCYAGKQITGVSILRAGETMEPALRAVCKDVRIGTILIQTNQLTGEPELHYLRLPKDISDDHVILMDCTVSTGAAAMMAVRVLLDHDVPEDKIFLLSLLMAEMGVHSVAYAFPRVRIITTAVDKRVNDLFRIIPGIGNFGDRYFGTDAVPDGSDEEEVASTS, via the exons ATGAGCAGCCCCCCAGCTTACCCTGGCATCAGGATCTCAGGGTGCTGGGCCCTCGGAGCGGAAGGCAG CAGTGCTGAGTCCCTGGACAGGCTCCTGCCTCCCGTGGGCGCCGGGCGCTCGCCCCGGAAGCGTACCACCAGCCAGTGCAAGTCTGAGCCGCCTCTCCTGCGCACCAGCAAGCGGACCATCTACACAGCGGGGCGGCCGCCCTGGTACAATGAACATGGCACACAGTCCAAGGAGGCCTTCGCCATTG GCCTGGGAGGGGGCAGTGCCTCCGGGAAGACCACCGTGGCCAGAATGATCATTGAGGCCCTGGACGTGCCCTGGGTGGTTTTGCTGTCCATGGACTCCTTCTACAAG CTCCTCCTGCCACAGGTGCTCAccaagcagcagcaggagcaggccGCCCACAACAACTTCAACTTCGACCACCCGGACGCCTTCGACTTTGACCTCATCGTCTCCACGCTCAAGAAGCTGAAGCAGGGCAAGAGCGTCAAGGTGCCCATCTACGACTTCACCACCCACAGTCGGAAGAAGGACTGG AAGACGCTCTATGGCGCGAACGTCATCATCTTCGAGGGTATCATGGCCTTTGCTGACAAGACGCTGCTGGAG CTCCTGGACATGAAGATCTTTGTGGACACAGACTCTGACATCCGCCTCGTGCGGCGGCTGCGCCGGGACATCAGTGAGCGAGGCCGAGACATCGAGGGTGTTATCAAGCAGTACAACAAGTTTGTCAAGCCCGCCTTTGACCAGTACATCCAGCCCACCATGCGCGTGGCTGACATCGTTGTGCCCCGGG GGAGCGGGAACACAGTGGCGATCGACCTGATCGTGCAGCATGTGCACAGCCAGCTGGAGGAG AGGAAGCTGCGCTGGGATAT GGCCGCGCTGGCCTCAGCACACCAGTGTCACCCCCTGCCCCGGACGCTGAGTGTCCTCAAGAGCACGCCGCAGGTGCGGGGCATGCACACCATCATCAG GGACAAGGAGACCAGCCGAGATGAATTCATCTTTTACTCCAAGAGGCTGATGCGGCTGCTCATTGAGCACGcgctctccttcctgcccttccaG GACTGTGTGGTGCAGACCCCACAAGGGCAGGACTACGCGGGCAAGTGCTATGCTGGGAAGCAG ATTACAGGCGTGTCCATTCTGCGGGCTGGCGAGACCATGGAGCCAGCGCTGCGGGCCGTGTGCAAAGATGTGCGCATTGGCACCATCCTGATCCAGACCAACCAGCTCACCGGGGAGCCTGAA CTGCACTACCTGCGTCTGCCCAAAGACATCAGTGACGACCATGTGATCCTGATGGACTGCACTGTGTCCACAGGCGCTGCTGCTATGATGGCCGTGCGCGTGCTCCTG GACCATGACGTGCCTGAAGACAAGATCTTCCTGCTGTCGCTGCTCATGGCGGAGATGGGTGTTCACTCAGTGGCCTATGCCTTCCCGCGAGTGAGAATCATCACCACGGCAGTGGACAAGCGTGTCAACGACCTGTTCCGCATCATCCCCGGCATTG GGAACTTCGGTGACCGTTACTTTGGGACCGATGCTGTCCCTGATGGCAGTGACGAGGAGGAAGTGGCTTCCACGAGTTAG
- the UCKL1 gene encoding uridine-cytidine kinase-like 1 isoform X14 — translation MSSPPAYPGIRISGCWALGAEGSSAESLDRLLPPVGAGRSPRKRTTSQCKSEPPLLRTSKRTIYTAGRPPWYNEHGTQSKEAFAIGLGGGSASGKTTVARMIIEALDVPWVVLLSMDSFYKLLLPQVLTKQQQEQAAHNNFNFDHPDAFDFDLIVSTLKKLKQGKSVKVPIYDFTTHSRKKDWLLDMKIFVDTDSDIRLVRRLRRDISERGRDIEGVIKQYNKFVKPAFDQYIQPTMRVADIVVPRGSGNTVAIDLIVQHVHSQLEERKLRWDMAALASAHQCHPLPRTLSVLKSTPQVRGMHTIIRDKETSRDEFIFYSKRLMRLLIEHALSFLPFQDCVVQTPQGQDYAGKCYAGKQITGVSILRAGETMEPALRAVCKDVRIGTILIQTNQLTGEPELHYLRLPKDISDDHVILMDCTVSTGAAAMMAVRVLLDHDVPEDKIFLLSLLMAEMGVHSVAYAFPRVRIITTAVDKRVNDLFRIIPGIGNFGDRYFGTDAVPDGSDEEEVASTS, via the exons ATGAGCAGCCCCCCAGCTTACCCTGGCATCAGGATCTCAGGGTGCTGGGCCCTCGGAGCGGAAGGCAG CAGTGCTGAGTCCCTGGACAGGCTCCTGCCTCCCGTGGGCGCCGGGCGCTCGCCCCGGAAGCGTACCACCAGCCAGTGCAAGTCTGAGCCGCCTCTCCTGCGCACCAGCAAGCGGACCATCTACACAGCGGGGCGGCCGCCCTGGTACAATGAACATGGCACACAGTCCAAGGAGGCCTTCGCCATTG GCCTGGGAGGGGGCAGTGCCTCCGGGAAGACCACCGTGGCCAGAATGATCATTGAGGCCCTGGACGTGCCCTGGGTGGTTTTGCTGTCCATGGACTCCTTCTACAAG CTCCTCCTGCCACAGGTGCTCAccaagcagcagcaggagcaggccGCCCACAACAACTTCAACTTCGACCACCCGGACGCCTTCGACTTTGACCTCATCGTCTCCACGCTCAAGAAGCTGAAGCAGGGCAAGAGCGTCAAGGTGCCCATCTACGACTTCACCACCCACAGTCGGAAGAAGGACTGG CTCCTGGACATGAAGATCTTTGTGGACACAGACTCTGACATCCGCCTCGTGCGGCGGCTGCGCCGGGACATCAGTGAGCGAGGCCGAGACATCGAGGGTGTTATCAAGCAGTACAACAAGTTTGTCAAGCCCGCCTTTGACCAGTACATCCAGCCCACCATGCGCGTGGCTGACATCGTTGTGCCCCGGG GGAGCGGGAACACAGTGGCGATCGACCTGATCGTGCAGCATGTGCACAGCCAGCTGGAGGAG AGGAAGCTGCGCTGGGATAT GGCCGCGCTGGCCTCAGCACACCAGTGTCACCCCCTGCCCCGGACGCTGAGTGTCCTCAAGAGCACGCCGCAGGTGCGGGGCATGCACACCATCATCAG GGACAAGGAGACCAGCCGAGATGAATTCATCTTTTACTCCAAGAGGCTGATGCGGCTGCTCATTGAGCACGcgctctccttcctgcccttccaG GACTGTGTGGTGCAGACCCCACAAGGGCAGGACTACGCGGGCAAGTGCTATGCTGGGAAGCAG ATTACAGGCGTGTCCATTCTGCGGGCTGGCGAGACCATGGAGCCAGCGCTGCGGGCCGTGTGCAAAGATGTGCGCATTGGCACCATCCTGATCCAGACCAACCAGCTCACCGGGGAGCCTGAA CTGCACTACCTGCGTCTGCCCAAAGACATCAGTGACGACCATGTGATCCTGATGGACTGCACTGTGTCCACAGGCGCTGCTGCTATGATGGCCGTGCGCGTGCTCCTG GACCATGACGTGCCTGAAGACAAGATCTTCCTGCTGTCGCTGCTCATGGCGGAGATGGGTGTTCACTCAGTGGCCTATGCCTTCCCGCGAGTGAGAATCATCACCACGGCAGTGGACAAGCGTGTCAACGACCTGTTCCGCATCATCCCCGGCATTG GGAACTTCGGTGACCGTTACTTTGGGACCGATGCTGTCCCTGATGGCAGTGACGAGGAGGAAGTGGCTTCCACGAGTTAG